The segment GTTCCGGCTCCTTCCAACAGGTGAATCTGTCTATGTGTTATTTTTTGTAAAAAAATCAGGTTTCTTTTGTGAATTTATACACTTAAATTCAGAAGAATTTCCAATAAAACTTAAAGGATTTCTAAAATAACCATATCCATTGTAAACCTTAGTATCGTTTTAATCAAATATAATCATACAACAAAATGTCACATTTTTCATTGAAATCAAAGCCTTTGCAGGCAGGTGAGACTATGTTTATAATGAGTAGGTACGCTTGTATGGCAAATTGAAACTATCAACTCGGAGGTGTAATATTACGTGACATTAGAGCAAACCGTTCCTATGAGCGATCTGCTGATTATAGGCGGAGGTCCAGCCGGTATGTTTGCCGCTTTTTACGGCGGTATGCGCCAGGCTTCAGTAACCCTTATTGAGAGTATGCCCCAACTCGGAGGGCAGCTTGCTGCTCTGTATCCTGAGAAATATATTTACGATGTCGCCGGCTTCCCCAAAATTACCGCACAGGAGCTGGTGGATAACCTGTCCCGGCAGATGGAGCTGTTCCAGTCCGATATCCGTCTGGAGGAGAAGGTCGTATCGGTTGTGAAGCAGGGTGAGCGCCATTTCACCGTCACCACTGACAAGGCTGAATATCACAGCAAAGCCATTATCATCACGGCAGGCGTAGGCGCATTTGAGCCGCGGCGTCTTGAGGTACCTGATGCACAGCGCTTCGAGAAAGCCAACCTGCATTATTTCGTAAATGATCTGAATGCTTATAAGGATAAAAAGGTGCTGATTAGCGGCGGCGGCGATTCCGCTGTGGACTGGGCGCTGATGCTGGAGCCGATCGCTGAACAGGTAACCCTGATTCACCGCCGCGATAAATTCCGTGCGCATGAGCATAGTGTAGAGAATCTGATGGCCTCTAAGGTAAATGTGATTACGCCGTCCGAGATCACTGAGCTTCACGGTGAAGAATTCATTACCAAGGTCACCTTGTCCCATATCAAGACCAAGGAAACTCAAGAAATCGAAGTAGACAGCGTTATTGTCAATTTCGGCTTTGTCTCCTCTCTGGGCCCGATTGCCGAGTGGGGAATCGGCATTGAGGGCAACTCCATTGTAGTTGACTCCCGCATGGAGACCAGCATTCCGGGAATCTTCGCTGCTGGCGATATCACGACTTATCCGGGCAAGCTGAAGCTGATCGCTGTAGGATTCGGAGAAGCGCCGACAGCAGTCAATAACGCCAAGGTGTATATTGATCCGGATGCGAAGCTGTCTCCGGGACACAGCAGTAATCTTAAGCTCTAGGTTGTCTATAACCTTATAGCCATAATAAAAGGGTATCCTTTCAGGTTGATTCCACCTCAACTTGAAAAGATACCCTATTCCTTGATGCTTGCGGTTAATGAAGTCCAATGCTGCAGGATGTGCTCTGATCTTTAATGAAGAACCGCATGGTCTGGAGAGTGTAAGTTCCGTTTGCGAATTTCAGCGAGAAGCAGGGCGATGAAATCATGCTCCAAATGCAGCTCTATCGCTCTGTGATAAGAGTCTAGCAGCATCTCATCCGACAATTCAACCATAACGTTCACCTACCTTTCCTTTATTTGGATCTGAATCTATCATAGCAAACTATCATTATTCGAACAAGCGTTCTCATTATCCACAAGCTGCTGTGGAAATCCTGTGTATAATATGTGAGTAAGGGTTATAATGTCAGCAATTGCACAGTGGACTATGGGGATAACAGTTATGCACAGGGCTGAAACCTGACATCTCCACACAAAAACTTTTTTAGAATGTTCATAATTGGCTGGGATATTTCTTGTTGTATTACCTCAAAATCTAAACAACTAAACGCAATATTAGCCTATTACTGTATTTATCGTCAAATATAAAAATTTTATTAATCATTTTGGTCTTGTATTTACTTCCAGAATCCAAATCTTTCCCCGATGATCTACAGCATAGTCAAAGCCCAGTTCACCGATCCCCGGAAAATGCCGCTCCAGCAGCTCGGTACAGACTAAGGTCAGCCTGCGCATCTCCGCCTTTTTGGATGAGGTCCCCACTCTTGGCAATGATCTTCGCAGTCCCTGGCGGCAGCTGAGCATCGTGCCTCCTTTGCAGAGATTCGTAACGAACAAGCCCGGCCGGGCTACTCTCCCTACCATAGATCGGAACTCCCAGTGCTCGCCGTTCTTCACTACTTTGACACGGTAATCAATCGGACGCCCGGAGATTCGTGCAAGGGAAATGCCCTGCTGGATCAAATATTTCCGTTTCACCTTGAATCTGTCCAGTGCCTGGCGCATAGAAGTGAAGTCTCCATAGATACGTGTGCTCTTCATATACGTGAAGCCGTACCCCCTATGATCCCGGAACACCTTGATGACACCATATCCTCCTCCGCCTACAACCGGCTTGATGACAACATTGCCGTATCTTCCAAGCATCGCGGACAATCCGGCAGCACTATATTCCCGCGTTCTCGGAATGTAACCGGCAACCCGTGAATCGCTAAGCAGCGCCGCCGTCTTCAGCAGCTTGCTTGCCAGTTCTCTCCCCGCCATTATTTGCCCTCTCCTTTCGCATTCCCAGCCTACCCTATAGATTACTCACAAAAGGCCTTGCCCTCCTGTATGATTGTCCGTGGTATAGCTGGCCAGAGCAAAAAAGGGCATATGGCTGCGGGGCCTTATGTCCCTGGTACATTTGACTGGAAAACCTTTAAAATTCGTTGTATTATTGCCTGAAAGGGAGGGTTTCCTAATGGCTGAGTTTTTTGAAATCCTGTATTGGTTTGCGATGATCGGCATGTCTGTTGTACTGGCAGGAACGACAATACTCGTCTGTGCGCTTGGCTTCAAATTCATCAAGGACCGGCGCAGAGTGCTCGGTGCCGGCTGCATCGCCTTTTCCCTGGGGGCCTCCGCCCTGATCGTGTTCATGATTAACCTGAAATTTATTATCCCCGCCTGAAGCATATTCCCGGCAGCAGTGGCCCAGGAAGCGGATTGCGCGTTCCCCTGCCGTCATTGCTGCCTTCGGGCGGAACTCTTAAGCGTCATTCTTACACGATTCATAGATTCGCCCCGTTACCATATTCTATGAAAATTGCGTCAGGCTGGCCTGTGCGGACAGACGGCTTCATTCGCTGAGCAGGTTCCGGCCTATTCCCCACTTTTTCGCTCCCTTTCTCTTCTGCAAGATACTCCAATCTTTGAAATTTCCGTTCAGACAACAACTTTTTCACTTTATATCCGTAATATGTATGTGCAATAAATTGGAAGACCTACTATTTTGAAAAAGGAGATTCTATCGTGTCGAAACCTGTGTACGGAAAACAGGCGGCTTCTGTCAAAGCTACGGACAAGCTTTCAGGGGCGGCTTGGATGCTTTGCGCTGCGTTCCTGCTGTTCCTGGGCTGGTCCGCTTTTCAGATCGGATTGTTCAACGGAATGACGGCGGATTTCGAGAAGCCCATTTATGTTGCCGCCTTATTAAGCTGTCTGCTCCTGCTGGCCGCTGCCGTCCTGTATTTCAGATCCTTCCGGCTGGAGGGACAGCGTGATCTGCTCACCGTAGCGGCCCTCCTGCTTCCCTTAACCTATGCGCTGTCGCTATTCGGCGCTGCTTCCCGGTATATGGCGATGAACATGCTGTTCACCCAGTTCACCTATGCCGCAGTCTTCATCATCAGTATCCTTCTGCTCCGGCACAAGCGGCTCAATTCCGCCGTCCAGCATGGCGTGCTTGCCCTCGCTTACCTGATCGTCGGCTTTGGCCTGCTCAACTGGCTCGGAAGCTGGAAGCTGGCCGGCAGTCTGGTGGGCTGGTTCTCGAAGACTGTATGGAGCGGCAGGTATAGCGAAGCGGTAATGACCGACTCGAACGGCCTGCGTCTGACCTCCATTTTCCAATATGCTAATACATATGCAGCCTTCCTGATGGCCTTTCTGTTCGTGGCCGTCTTTGCACTGATCCGCTCCCGCAAATGGTCCGGGCAGCTGCTGCACGGCTTCATGCTGGTGCCTATCATCGTCTCGCTGCTGCTTACCTTATCCCGTGGCGGACTGGTGCTGCTGCCGGTGGTCTTCATCCTCCTGCTGCTCTTCCTGAAGCCAGTGCAGCAGATTCTGTGGATTGTCCATCTCGCCCTTGCCGGCCTATTCTCTCTGCTGATTACCAGCCCGGTCACGAGACTGGGCCTGGAGCTGAATACGGAGTTCAACTCGTCTGCTGCCCTTAAAGGCTGGGGCTATCTGCTGGGAGCATCTGCCTGTGCAGGCGTGCTCTGTCTGGTGGTTCAGCGTTACCTGGCACCTTATCTGAGCCGCAAGCTCGGCGGACTGGAAGCCCGCCGCATGAGCGGATTATGGATTCCTGCCGTTTCGGTGGCTGGCGTCGCGATCATCGCCTTCCTGTTCATTGGCACGAGCGCGCGCAATATCCTTCCGGCGAATATCGGAACACGGCTGGAGAATATCAACTTCAGGCAGCACAGTGTCCTGGAACGTTTTACCTTTTACGAAGATGCCATGAAGGTCGTCAAGGATTATCCGGTACTTGGCACGGGCGGAGGCGGATGGGCCACACTCTATGAGCATTATCAGAACAACCCTTACTTGAGCCGCCAGGTGCATAACTTCTTCCTGCAATATCTGATTGAGGTGGGCATTGTAGGCTTCCTGGTGTTCATGGGCTTCATCCTGTTTATCTTCTACAAATTCAGCAGACAGTACCTGAGACGGGAGACCGATGACTATAGCAACGGATTCTTCTATCTTATTATCGCCTTGTCGATTCTCGTTCACAGCCTGCTGGACTTCAACCTCAGTTTTGCCTTCATGGGTATGCTCGTATTCCTCGCTCTGGGGGGAATGGCTGTGGCCATGGAGAGCAAGCCGCTCCGCTTTACGTGGAACAAGCTGTGGATCAGAGCGGGCTATTTCACAGTACTCGGAGTCGGCACAGGCTACCTGCTCTTCCTGTCTCTGGGGTACATCCGTTCAAGCTCTGAGGCTTATGCCGCCAAGAAGCTGATCCAAGTGAGCCAGTCCTATGAGGAGATCAAGGCCCCGTTGGTAAAAGCACTCAACATCCGCCCATACCACCCGGAATCCGCTGTGTACCTGTACCTGCTGGATCAGAAGGTGTATGAGCAGACCAAGAACGAGCAGTTCCTGGACGAGGCTTATGCGGTATTGACCCGCGCGCTGAAGAATGAGCCGTCTAACAAAGAGCTGCTGACCCAACTCGCAGGCTACTATGACCTGAAGGGCCAGAGCATTGAAGCCTATCATGTCTATCTGGACAACGCGGATAAGTTCATGTGGGATATCAACTGGTATGCCGGACTGATCAGCCGGGCTTCCCTCCTTGGACAGCAGGCTTACTCCAAGCAGGATGAAGCCGGACAACAGACGTATTTCGCTTCCGCACTCTCCGCCTACAAACATGTAACGGACGGCATTGCCCATTTGAAAAGCCTCCCTCCCGAGCAGCTTCAGGGCCGTGAATTCTTCGTCACACCTACAATTGGCCTAAGCGCAGGGAGAGTACAATTCCTGTCCGGGGACAAGGACGCGGCTGCCGCGGCTGTGAAGCAGGGCTTCACGGGCGGATACGAGGATCTGACCGACAGCGGAAGCCTGTGGACAACCGCCTGGTACAGCGGAGTGATTGCCCGGTCCCAGGAGCTGGGAGCCGCAGCCCTGAAACGTTCGCAGGAAGCTGCGGCTGAGGGGAAGCTGGAGATCAGGGACCAGGAGACCCTTAACAAGCAGCGGTATTTCAAAACCGGCTTGGATGCTTATACTTACGCCGCCGCAGATCAGGATGCACAGCAGCAGGGCGTTAGCGTCACGCCGGAACTGCTGCTGAACACCGCGAAGATCCAGTACATGTCGCAGGACATGCAGGCCGCAGAAGCTACACTGAAGCAAGGTCTCAGTGAGGACTACAGCAACCCTGTCAACCGTGAGCTTGCCCGGTGGCTGCTGGCCGTTCAACAGAGACTGCAAAGCGCCCAGGATCAGGCGGTCTATCAGAAGCTGACCGCCGCTGATCCGGAAGAAGCGGCGAGGATTAATGAAGTGGCGGGGATGCCGCTGTAACCGCCGCTTAAAGAACAGCAAAGAGCACCTGACCGTTTAAGGCAGGTGCTTTTTGCTGTGTGCGGGGGCTGAGCCGCTTTTTCATGGCCATTGGCTACTGACAACCGTGCCTCCATGTACCCCTTATTTTTGCTGGATCTACTCTCTATTTCTTGTTCTAATTGTATTTCCTACAATAGATACCGCTGAAATTCACCCAAAAAGACATTCAATTGTACTTCATGCAGCAGAATCTCAGCAAATAGGCATTTCCAACTCCTAAGCCAGAAAATCAAATGTATGTAATACAGCAGAATGCATTTTAAGGTGAAATGAAGTGAAATCTAGTGTAGAAAATGCAATTGCAGATGCTGTAGGCCGCCTAACTGGCGGCCTACAGCATCTGCCCATGATCCTTACAGTACTGCGTGCCGATACCGCCCCTTATACTCATCCTCCAGAATCGAATATTGATAGGAGTCCATCCACTTCTCTTTATGATACATATGTCCTCTAAGATGCCCTTCGTATGTCATGCCGAGCTTCTGCATCACGCGGGCGGAGCCGATATTCTCGGGGCGGCAGGTGGCATAGATCCGGTGAAGCTCCAGCTTATGAAAGCCCAAGTCCAGCAGTGCCGCGGCAGCCTCAGTAGCATAGCCCTGTCCCCAGTACAGCCGGTTGTAGCAATAGCCGATCTCTCCCTGTCCTGTTCCGGTAATATGCAAGCCACAGCCGCCGATCAGCCGCCCGTCCTCCTTCAGAACCACAGCGTACTCGAAGCCAAGGCGCGGCTCCTCCTGCTGCAATGTCAGCGTATGGCGCATATATTCGCGGGTATCCTCCAGTGAATTGGGCCCCCAGATTGAATGCGTCACTACTGCGGGATCGGACGCATATTCATGTACCTGCACCATGTCTTCTTCGATGAATTCCCTGATGATCAAACGTCTGGTCTCAAATTCCATATCTCTGTGACCTCCTTACGCTCTCCTTATATTAGTGTAGAACTTTACCACAAAAAGAACAGGCCTGCCACCGCAAACTGCGGCAAAGAGCCTGTCCCATATACTTGTCCTGCATTTATTCAAACACGTACTCGCCTTCACCAACAGTCAGCGTCTGTCCCTTGAGCTGAGGTGAATCCGTCCGGAACACAATCCGGCTGAGCCGGTTCTCTTCGCCTGTCACGAACTCAAACATCTGCTGATCTCCTGCCTTAAGGCTGTAGCTGCCGTCGAAACCATCCGCAGGTCCGCTCACCGGGATGCCGAACAGCTCACTCCAATGACTGGCGGCAGCGGCCGGATCGGAGACACGGAAGACTGCACCCGCCATGTCAACCTTCCCGGCAGGATGGGGCTGGTTGATTCCTGCTGCATTCAGGCTGTCCAGCCGCTCCTCATCCGCCTGACTCCACTGGATAATGAATGGATAGGCCAGCCCCTGAAAATCACCGTCAATGGTCATCATCCGCCACTCGATTAACCTACCCTGGTTATCCAGACGGCGGCCGTCAATGATGGGCGACAAGGCTAATCCCGCAGCCTTCAATTTACCCTCTACTGCCTCAATATCATCTGTGCGCAGCACCACTCTGCTTAATACCTCGTGCTCCGGCAAAAGCGTGACGGCATCCCGCACAACCACGTTATGCTTGGTCGAACGCGCCAGCTCCAGGTTCTCGATCCCGAGGAACTCCAGGTAGGTGAGTCCAAAATAACTCAAGGCGTTATACGTTCCCCAATCCTTATGCGATCCGCCCCGGAAGGCTGTTAGTCCATGCTCCGCGAAGAGCTGAACCGGCTGGTCCAGATCATTCACATAATGTACAAGATGATCCCATTTCAGTACGGCCATTACTTCTTCACTCCCAGCTCCGTGGTCCGCTTCACCGCAGCCAGTACACTCCGCTGCAATCCGGCAGCGAAATCACTGTTGTTCAGCTCATACAAACCGTGCATACCGACGCCGCCAGGCGAGTTGTTGATGTCCAGCAGTTGTCTTGGGTGCAGTCCGGTCTGCTGCAGCATAGCCACCGCTCCCAGCATATTCTCCAGCGCCACCTTCCAGGCTTGCTCCCGCGGCAGTCCGGCAAGAACTCCGGCATCCGTGAACGACTCAATGAAATAATAGATGTAGTTCGGTCCGGCTACCCCGAAGCCTGTGAAGATATCAATATAGGATTCCTCCAGAACCTGCACCTTGC is part of the Paenibacillus sp. FSL M7-0420 genome and harbors:
- a CDS encoding NAD(P)/FAD-dependent oxidoreductase; this encodes MSDLLIIGGGPAGMFAAFYGGMRQASVTLIESMPQLGGQLAALYPEKYIYDVAGFPKITAQELVDNLSRQMELFQSDIRLEEKVVSVVKQGERHFTVTTDKAEYHSKAIIITAGVGAFEPRRLEVPDAQRFEKANLHYFVNDLNAYKDKKVLISGGGDSAVDWALMLEPIAEQVTLIHRRDKFRAHEHSVENLMASKVNVITPSEITELHGEEFITKVTLSHIKTKETQEIEVDSVIVNFGFVSSLGPIAEWGIGIEGNSIVVDSRMETSIPGIFAAGDITTYPGKLKLIAVGFGEAPTAVNNAKVYIDPDAKLSPGHSSNLKL
- a CDS encoding sporulation histidine kinase inhibitor Sda, translating into MVELSDEMLLDSYHRAIELHLEHDFIALLLAEIRKRNLHSPDHAVLH
- a CDS encoding YheC/YheD family protein produces the protein MAGRELASKLLKTAALLSDSRVAGYIPRTREYSAAGLSAMLGRYGNVVIKPVVGGGGYGVIKVFRDHRGYGFTYMKSTRIYGDFTSMRQALDRFKVKRKYLIQQGISLARISGRPIDYRVKVVKNGEHWEFRSMVGRVARPGLFVTNLCKGGTMLSCRQGLRRSLPRVGTSSKKAEMRRLTLVCTELLERHFPGIGELGFDYAVDHRGKIWILEVNTRPK
- a CDS encoding O-antigen ligase family protein, whose translation is MSKPVYGKQAASVKATDKLSGAAWMLCAAFLLFLGWSAFQIGLFNGMTADFEKPIYVAALLSCLLLLAAAVLYFRSFRLEGQRDLLTVAALLLPLTYALSLFGAASRYMAMNMLFTQFTYAAVFIISILLLRHKRLNSAVQHGVLALAYLIVGFGLLNWLGSWKLAGSLVGWFSKTVWSGRYSEAVMTDSNGLRLTSIFQYANTYAAFLMAFLFVAVFALIRSRKWSGQLLHGFMLVPIIVSLLLTLSRGGLVLLPVVFILLLLFLKPVQQILWIVHLALAGLFSLLITSPVTRLGLELNTEFNSSAALKGWGYLLGASACAGVLCLVVQRYLAPYLSRKLGGLEARRMSGLWIPAVSVAGVAIIAFLFIGTSARNILPANIGTRLENINFRQHSVLERFTFYEDAMKVVKDYPVLGTGGGGWATLYEHYQNNPYLSRQVHNFFLQYLIEVGIVGFLVFMGFILFIFYKFSRQYLRRETDDYSNGFFYLIIALSILVHSLLDFNLSFAFMGMLVFLALGGMAVAMESKPLRFTWNKLWIRAGYFTVLGVGTGYLLFLSLGYIRSSSEAYAAKKLIQVSQSYEEIKAPLVKALNIRPYHPESAVYLYLLDQKVYEQTKNEQFLDEAYAVLTRALKNEPSNKELLTQLAGYYDLKGQSIEAYHVYLDNADKFMWDINWYAGLISRASLLGQQAYSKQDEAGQQTYFASALSAYKHVTDGIAHLKSLPPEQLQGREFFVTPTIGLSAGRVQFLSGDKDAAAAAVKQGFTGGYEDLTDSGSLWTTAWYSGVIARSQELGAAALKRSQEAAAEGKLEIRDQETLNKQRYFKTGLDAYTYAAADQDAQQQGVSVTPELLLNTAKIQYMSQDMQAAEATLKQGLSEDYSNPVNRELARWLLAVQQRLQSAQDQAVYQKLTAADPEEAARINEVAGMPL
- a CDS encoding GNAT family N-acetyltransferase; this encodes MEFETRRLIIREFIEEDMVQVHEYASDPAVVTHSIWGPNSLEDTREYMRHTLTLQQEEPRLGFEYAVVLKEDGRLIGGCGLHITGTGQGEIGYCYNRLYWGQGYATEAAAALLDLGFHKLELHRIYATCRPENIGSARVMQKLGMTYEGHLRGHMYHKEKWMDSYQYSILEDEYKGRYRHAVL
- a CDS encoding VOC family protein produces the protein MAVLKWDHLVHYVNDLDQPVQLFAEHGLTAFRGGSHKDWGTYNALSYFGLTYLEFLGIENLELARSTKHNVVVRDAVTLLPEHEVLSRVVLRTDDIEAVEGKLKAAGLALSPIIDGRRLDNQGRLIEWRMMTIDGDFQGLAYPFIIQWSQADEERLDSLNAAGINQPHPAGKVDMAGAVFRVSDPAAAASHWSELFGIPVSGPADGFDGSYSLKAGDQQMFEFVTGEENRLSRIVFRTDSPQLKGQTLTVGEGEYVFE